The following coding sequences are from one Epilithonimonas vandammei window:
- the rplC gene encoding 50S ribosomal protein L3 has translation MSGIIGKKIGMTSLFNEEGKNIPCTVIQAGPCSVLQVRTEEVDGYVAVQLGFDDKSEKNVGKALAGHFKKAGSTPKAKIVEFRNAFEHDVKTGDLVEVNMFAEGEYVDVTGTSKGKGFQGVVKRHGFGGVMQATHGQHNRLRAPGSIGAGSDPSRVFKGMRMAGRMGGKQVTVQNLQVLKVDQEQNLLVVKGAVPGAKNSYVIIKKWN, from the coding sequence ATGTCAGGTATTATTGGTAAAAAAATCGGTATGACATCTTTGTTTAACGAAGAAGGAAAGAATATTCCTTGTACAGTTATTCAAGCTGGTCCATGCTCGGTTTTACAGGTCAGAACCGAAGAAGTTGACGGATACGTTGCTGTACAACTGGGTTTCGATGACAAGAGTGAGAAGAACGTTGGTAAAGCGTTAGCTGGTCATTTCAAAAAGGCTGGTTCAACTCCTAAAGCTAAGATCGTAGAATTCAGAAATGCATTCGAGCACGATGTTAAGACGGGAGATTTAGTGGAAGTGAACATGTTTGCAGAAGGAGAGTATGTGGATGTAACAGGTACTTCTAAAGGTAAAGGTTTCCAAGGTGTTGTTAAAAGACACGGATTTGGAGGTGTAATGCAGGCAACTCATGGTCAGCACAACAGACTTAGAGCTCCAGGTTCTATCGGTGCTGGATCAGACCCTTCAAGAGTATTCAAAGGGATGAGAATGGCTGGAAGAATGGGAGGTAAGCAGGTAACTGTACAAAACCTTCAAGTGTTAAAAGTGGATCAAGAACAAAATCTTTTAGTAGTAAAAGGTGCTGTTCCGGGAGCTAAAAATTCTTATGTAATTATCAAGAAATGGAACTAG